The following is a genomic window from Brevibacterium limosum.
GACATCGGCGAGCTCACCGCGGACGAGTTCGCCGGCCACGGACGTGAGCACGCGGACACCGCGAAGCATGTCCTCATCGGTGGTGAACTCGCGTTCGCAGTGGGAGACGCCGTCGACGCTGGGCACGAACATCATCACGGCGGGCACACGGTGATTCATCGCTACGGAATCGTGACCGGCCATCGTCTCGAGGCGGCGGATGCTCAGGCCTTCGTTGGCGACGGCCTTCTCGGCGAGTTCGACGCCTTCGCTCGGGAACTGGCGCTTGTCGCGGATGTCGAAGTCCTCGACGTTGATGGTGATGTCGTGGGCGCGGGCGATCTCAGCGATCTGCGATTTCAAGGAGTCTCTGGCTGCCTTGACGATGGCTGGGTCGGAGGAGCGGAGGTCGGCGACCATGTGGACGCGGCGGGGCACGACGATCGGCGAGTTCGGTTCGACGACGTGCTGGCCGACCGAAGAGACGAGGGCTTCTTCCTCGAACTCGTTCACCACCTCGGCGACGGCGAGGACGACCTTCGCGGCCGCGACGAGCGCATCGTGACGATCGGCCATGGCTGTGGCGCCGGTGTGGGACTGTTCGCCGAGGACGTCGATGTCGAGCTTCTGCGTGTACCAGCTGGATTCGACGACGCCGATGTCCGTGACTTCACGCTCGAGGATGCGGCCCTGTTCGATATGGATCTCGGCGTAGGAGATCGCCTCGGGCGGGGCGTCGGTGCCGGCGTAGCCGATGGCGTCCAGCGCCTCGGCGACGGAGGTGCCCTCAAGGTCGGTGACGGCGAGCATCTCGTCGAGGTCGAAGAGTCCGGCGTAGACGGAGCTGCCCATGATCGACGGGGCGAAGCGGCCGCCCTCTTCGTTGAACCAGTTGACGACAGCGAGGTTGAAGGTGGGTGGGAGCCCGGATTCGGCGAGCTCCTCTTTCACACGCAGGGCCGCGAACAGGGCGGCGATGACGCCGTAGGCGCCGTCGAAACGGCCGCCGAACGGCTGTGAGTCAAGGTGAGAGCCGATGAGGACGTAAGGGGCGCCGGGAACGAACTCGAGGCACGCGAACATATTCCCGATGGCGTCCACGCGCACGTCGAAGCCCTTGTCGGTCGCCCAGCCGCGCATCCAGTCGCGCGTCTGCTTGTCCTCCGGAGTCAGCGCCTGACGGTCGACGCCGTTGTTGTCCGTGGCGCCGATGGTGGCGACGAAGTGGAAGTCGGTGAGGAAGGCTGCGTCGGAAGACGGGGCTGCGTCGGAAGACGGGGCTGCCTGATGGTTCATTGCTGATCGCTTCTCTCTGGTGGGTTGGGTGTGGATAGGCTGGCGGCGGCCTCTGCTGTCATCGCGCACTCACCCCAGCCTGCCGCGGGTCTCGGGCAGACGGGTGA
Proteins encoded in this region:
- a CDS encoding M20 family metallo-hydrolase — its product is MNHQAAPSSDAAPSSDAAFLTDFHFVATIGATDNNGVDRQALTPEDKQTRDWMRGWATDKGFDVRVDAIGNMFACLEFVPGAPYVLIGSHLDSQPFGGRFDGAYGVIAALFAALRVKEELAESGLPPTFNLAVVNWFNEEGGRFAPSIMGSSVYAGLFDLDEMLAVTDLEGTSVAEALDAIGYAGTDAPPEAISYAEIHIEQGRILEREVTDIGVVESSWYTQKLDIDVLGEQSHTGATAMADRHDALVAAAKVVLAVAEVVNEFEEEALVSSVGQHVVEPNSPIVVPRRVHMVADLRSSDPAIVKAARDSLKSQIAEIARAHDITINVEDFDIRDKRQFPSEGVELAEKAVANEGLSIRRLETMAGHDSVAMNHRVPAVMMFVPSVDGVSHCEREFTTDEDMLRGVRVLTSVAGELVRGELADVRDGAVWVGSSVAEVRA